The following coding sequences lie in one Streptomyces venezuelae genomic window:
- a CDS encoding FAD/NAD(P)-binding protein, translated as MPTGPLAQHTAVCLVGAGPRGFSVLERICAQERKSPLWDRVSVHVVDPAPPGAGRVWRPAQSPHLLMNTVASQVTVYTDDSVCIRGPLEEGPSLYEWARALGRGALAPGPATPCEADVLGEARALGPDSYPTRALYGRYLAWAFAQAVAGAPAHVVIRVHRIRAVALTDEEGTDDQGTGARGAAAQTVVLEDGTRLSGLSAVVLAQGHVPVRPSAQEAALGQFAGRHGLFYVAPANPADVDLSPIAPGQDVLLRGLGLNFFDYMSLLTQGRGGRFERAGRRLVYRPSGREPRLHAGSRRGVPYHSRGDNEKGAYGRYRPRLLTAGHVAALRAPGRGPLGFGDDLWPLISKEVRCVYYEALLAGRGEAPGAVACFAAGFLAAAPGRAEERVLAAAGIGEEARWDWEALARPYGSRLFADSAEFAAWLRGHLEQDVAQARRGNVRGPLKAALDVLRDLRNEIRLAVDHGGLSGDSHRTELEGWYTPLNAYLSIGPPAGRVEEMLALMAAGVLEVSLPGIRVTAAEGGPGGEGAGFVGTSTVVPGARVRAGALIEARLPETDLRRTDDPLLRRLLASGQCRPYRVQDHETGGLAVTRSFQLLDAGGRAHRRRFAYGVPTESVHWVTAAGIRPGVGSVTLEDSDAIAGAVLALPAPAPAPAPAPARTAPVPGPGPGPGGGAGVSEREEVQP; from the coding sequence ATGCCCACAGGACCCCTGGCTCAGCACACCGCGGTGTGTCTGGTCGGAGCCGGCCCGCGCGGGTTCTCCGTGCTCGAGCGGATCTGCGCGCAGGAACGCAAGTCCCCGCTGTGGGACCGGGTGAGCGTGCACGTCGTGGATCCCGCGCCGCCCGGCGCGGGCCGGGTGTGGCGGCCCGCGCAGTCGCCGCACCTGCTGATGAACACCGTCGCCTCGCAGGTCACCGTCTACACCGACGACAGCGTCTGCATCCGCGGCCCGCTGGAGGAGGGGCCCAGCCTCTATGAGTGGGCCCGGGCGCTGGGCCGGGGCGCGCTGGCACCCGGCCCCGCCACCCCGTGCGAGGCGGACGTGCTGGGTGAGGCGCGGGCGCTGGGGCCGGACAGCTATCCCACCCGCGCCCTGTACGGGCGGTACCTGGCCTGGGCGTTCGCGCAGGCCGTGGCCGGCGCGCCGGCGCATGTGGTGATCCGCGTGCACCGGATACGGGCGGTGGCCCTCACCGATGAGGAGGGCACGGACGACCAGGGCACGGGGGCGCGCGGGGCTGCGGCGCAGACGGTGGTGCTGGAGGACGGCACGCGGCTTTCGGGGCTGTCCGCGGTGGTGCTCGCCCAGGGGCACGTGCCGGTGCGGCCCAGTGCGCAGGAGGCCGCGCTGGGCCAATTCGCCGGGCGGCACGGCCTGTTCTACGTCGCGCCGGCCAACCCCGCCGACGTGGACCTCTCCCCCATCGCGCCGGGCCAGGACGTGCTGCTGCGCGGCCTTGGCCTGAACTTCTTCGACTACATGTCGCTGCTCACCCAGGGCCGGGGCGGCCGGTTCGAGCGGGCCGGCCGGCGCCTGGTCTACCGGCCCTCGGGGCGCGAGCCGCGGCTGCACGCCGGGTCGCGGCGCGGTGTGCCGTACCACTCCCGGGGCGACAACGAGAAAGGCGCGTACGGCCGTTACCGGCCGCGGCTGCTCACCGCCGGGCACGTCGCGGCGCTGCGCGCGCCGGGGCGCGGCCCGCTGGGTTTTGGCGACGACCTGTGGCCGCTGATCTCCAAGGAGGTGCGGTGCGTCTACTACGAGGCGCTGCTGGCCGGGCGGGGCGAGGCGCCCGGGGCGGTGGCCTGTTTCGCGGCGGGTTTCCTGGCCGCGGCGCCGGGGCGGGCCGAGGAGCGGGTGCTGGCGGCCGCCGGGATCGGTGAGGAGGCGCGCTGGGACTGGGAGGCGCTCGCCCGCCCGTACGGCTCCCGTCTCTTCGCGGACTCGGCGGAGTTCGCCGCCTGGCTGCGCGGCCACCTCGAGCAGGACGTGGCGCAGGCGCGGCGCGGCAATGTGCGCGGGCCGCTGAAGGCCGCCCTCGACGTGCTGCGCGACCTGCGCAACGAGATCCGGCTGGCCGTGGACCACGGCGGGCTGAGCGGGGACTCGCACCGCACCGAGCTGGAGGGCTGGTACACGCCGCTCAACGCCTATCTGTCCATCGGGCCGCCCGCCGGGCGGGTGGAGGAGATGCTCGCGCTGATGGCGGCCGGGGTGCTGGAGGTGTCGCTGCCCGGCATCCGCGTCACCGCCGCCGAGGGCGGCCCTGGGGGCGAGGGGGCGGGGTTTGTGGGGACCTCGACGGTGGTGCCCGGCGCCCGGGTGCGCGCCGGTGCGCTGATCGAGGCCCGGCTGCCGGAGACGGACCTGCGCCGCACGGATGATCCGCTGCTGCGCCGCCTCCTCGCCTCGGGGCAGTGCCGCCCCTACCGCGTCCAGGACCACGAGACGGGCGGCCTGGCCGTCACCCGCTCCTTCCAGCTGCTGGACGCCGGCGGGAGGGCGCACCGGCGGCGTTTCGCCTACGGGGTGCCCACGGAGTCGGTGCACTGGGTGACGGCCGCGGGCATCCGGCCCGGCGTCGGGTCGGTGACGCTGGAGGACTCCGACGCCATCGCGGGGGCGGTCCTGGCCCTGCCCGCCCCCGCCCCCGCCCCCGCCCCTGCCCCCGCCCGCACGGCGCCGGTTCCTGGGCCCGGGCCCGGGCCCGGCGGCGGGGCGGGCGTTTCGGAACGTGAAGAGGTGCAGCCGTGA
- a CDS encoding lyase family protein — protein sequence MTTNSGDFVAAAPPPVAAAPPVQPDAGLLSPVRVGTAVEAAVGDRAWLQALLDAEAALARAQARTGTVPAAAAAAITAAARAEHFDVREVALAARSTANPVVGLVAALTRVVARTAPEAAEYVHRGSTSQDVFDTGAMLVAARALRLIVADLRATAVSLAALAGAHRDTVMAGRTLALHAVPTTFGLKAAGWRHLVLEAVARLERVAEESLVISLGGAAGTLAGYLQYAEQASGRDAGQAPGQEAAQVPQEYAGQAPRQARQQEAGQATRQEAEQTPQQAQQQESGQATQQTPRQYTQQTPRQARPQETGQAPGQGQKVEQGPGQEATQDPQQNAEQAPGQEATQDPQQNAEQAPGQEATQDPQQNAEQAPGGGVGWGVGERVELLGEAFAGETGLARPVLPWHALRTPVTDLGAALAHTAGALGKMAADVQVLARTEIGEVAEPAPEGRGASSAMPHKRNPVLATLIRSAAVQVPALASVLAQCLPTEDERSAGLWHAEWQPLRECLRLTGGAAHAAAELAAGLVVRPERMRANLELTAGQVVSERLAAYLAPRLGRSAARELLSRASQQAQATGRPLGQVLAQLPALAGVVSGEELARLLDPRRYTGAAGVLVDRALRE from the coding sequence GTGACGACGAACTCCGGGGATTTCGTGGCAGCCGCTCCCCCGCCCGTGGCGGCCGCTCCCCCGGTGCAGCCGGATGCGGGGCTGCTGTCGCCGGTGCGGGTGGGCACCGCCGTGGAGGCCGCGGTCGGTGACAGGGCCTGGCTGCAGGCCCTGCTGGACGCGGAGGCGGCGCTCGCCCGGGCCCAGGCGCGCACGGGCACGGTTCCTGCCGCGGCGGCCGCGGCGATCACCGCGGCCGCCCGCGCCGAGCACTTCGACGTGCGGGAGGTGGCGCTGGCCGCCCGGTCGACGGCCAATCCGGTGGTCGGGCTGGTGGCCGCGCTGACCCGCGTGGTCGCCCGTACGGCGCCGGAGGCGGCCGAGTACGTGCACCGCGGCTCCACCAGCCAGGACGTCTTCGACACCGGGGCGATGCTGGTGGCCGCGCGCGCCCTGCGGCTGATCGTCGCGGACCTGCGGGCGACGGCTGTGTCCCTGGCCGCGCTGGCCGGCGCCCACCGCGACACGGTGATGGCCGGGCGGACCCTGGCCCTGCACGCCGTGCCCACCACGTTCGGCCTCAAGGCGGCCGGCTGGCGCCACCTGGTACTGGAGGCCGTCGCACGCCTGGAGCGTGTCGCGGAGGAGTCCCTGGTCATCTCGCTGGGCGGGGCGGCCGGCACGCTGGCCGGCTACCTGCAGTACGCCGAGCAGGCCTCGGGGCGGGACGCCGGGCAGGCCCCGGGACAGGAAGCCGCGCAGGTTCCGCAGGAGTACGCCGGGCAGGCCCCGCGGCAGGCCCGGCAGCAAGAGGCCGGGCAAGCGACGCGGCAGGAGGCCGAGCAGACCCCGCAGCAGGCCCAGCAGCAGGAATCCGGGCAAGCGACGCAGCAGACCCCGCGGCAGTACACCCAGCAAACCCCGCGGCAGGCCCGGCCGCAGGAGACCGGGCAGGCCCCAGGGCAGGGGCAGAAGGTGGAACAGGGCCCGGGGCAAGAGGCCACGCAGGACCCGCAGCAGAACGCCGAGCAGGCCCCAGGCCAAGAGGCCACGCAGGACCCGCAGCAGAACGCCGAGCAGGCCCCAGGCCAAGAGGCCACGCAGGACCCGCAGCAGAACGCCGAGCAGGCCCCAGGCGGTGGGGTGGGGTGGGGTGTCGGGGAGAGGGTGGAGCTTTTGGGGGAGGCGTTTGCCGGTGAGACCGGGCTGGCCCGGCCGGTGTTGCCCTGGCATGCGCTGCGCACGCCCGTCACCGATCTGGGGGCCGCCCTGGCGCACACCGCGGGCGCCCTGGGCAAGATGGCGGCGGACGTGCAGGTCCTGGCCCGCACCGAGATCGGCGAGGTCGCCGAGCCCGCCCCCGAGGGACGCGGCGCCTCCTCGGCGATGCCCCACAAACGCAACCCCGTCCTGGCCACCCTGATCCGTTCGGCCGCCGTCCAGGTGCCCGCGCTCGCCTCGGTCCTGGCGCAGTGCCTGCCCACCGAGGACGAGCGCTCGGCGGGGCTGTGGCACGCCGAGTGGCAGCCGCTGCGCGAGTGCCTGCGGCTGACCGGCGGCGCCGCCCACGCGGCCGCCGAACTGGCCGCCGGACTGGTGGTGCGGCCCGAACGGATGCGCGCCAACCTCGAATTGACGGCTGGTCAGGTCGTTTCCGAGCGGCTGGCCGCGTACCTGGCGCCCCGGCTCGGCAGGAGCGCCGCCAGGGAGCTGCTCTCCCGTGCTTCGCAGCAGGCGCAGGCCACTGGGCGGCCGCTGGGGCAGGTCCTGGCTCAACTGCCCGCCCTGGCCGGGGTAGTGAGCGGCGAGGAGCTGGCGCGGCTGCTCGATCCGCGGCGTTACACCGGGGCTGCGGGGGTGCTGGTGGACCGTGCGCTGCGGGAGTGA
- a CDS encoding methyltransferase — MPPLPPARVVRAVESVRAALQSLTRKLAPPPFALLELVQGAMVSQAIYVAAELRIAETLQDGPLTPGQIAERAGADADAVHRLLRLLATYGIFTERKDGRFALTPMARALIEDAPMSMYGIARLMGHPIHWEDWGHLVDAVRTGEPSLPKLRGMGAFEYLEANAEYGAVFTAGMGAMSGTETEPLLAAYDFARFGTVVDFCGGRGDLLAGVLKKTPNARGILSDPRVGTNGAAGFLAEQGLSQRCTIADGGLFDAVPAGGDAYILKHILHDWPEPQALEILRNVRKAMNPGGRLLVMEMVVPDKVNGPHSGKLVDLWLMLLVGGKERTRAQYADLLGKAGFRLERVVQTPAAISVVEASAH, encoded by the coding sequence ATGCCGCCACTGCCGCCCGCCCGTGTCGTCCGTGCCGTCGAGAGCGTGCGTGCCGCGCTGCAGAGCCTGACGCGCAAACTCGCTCCCCCGCCGTTCGCGCTGCTCGAGCTCGTCCAGGGCGCCATGGTCAGCCAGGCGATCTACGTGGCCGCCGAACTGCGCATCGCCGAGACCCTCCAGGACGGGCCGCTCACCCCCGGGCAGATCGCGGAGCGGGCCGGGGCGGACGCCGACGCGGTGCACCGCCTGCTGCGCCTCCTTGCGACCTACGGCATCTTCACCGAGCGCAAGGACGGGCGGTTCGCGCTGACCCCGATGGCGCGGGCCCTGATCGAGGACGCCCCGATGTCCATGTACGGGATCGCCCGGCTGATGGGCCACCCCATCCACTGGGAGGACTGGGGGCACCTGGTCGACGCGGTGCGCACCGGTGAGCCGAGCCTGCCCAAACTGCGCGGCATGGGTGCCTTCGAGTACCTGGAGGCCAACGCCGAGTACGGGGCTGTCTTCACCGCGGGGATGGGGGCGATGTCGGGCACGGAGACCGAACCCCTGCTGGCCGCCTACGACTTCGCCCGCTTCGGCACCGTCGTCGACTTCTGCGGCGGCCGCGGCGACCTGCTGGCCGGGGTGCTGAAGAAGACGCCGAACGCGCGCGGGATCCTCTCCGACCCCCGCGTGGGCACCAACGGCGCCGCCGGCTTCCTGGCCGAGCAGGGCCTCTCGCAGCGGTGCACGATCGCCGACGGCGGGCTGTTCGACGCGGTGCCGGCCGGCGGGGACGCGTACATCCTCAAGCACATCCTGCACGACTGGCCCGAGCCGCAGGCCCTGGAGATCCTGCGCAACGTCCGCAAGGCGATGAACCCCGGCGGGCGGCTCCTGGTGATGGAGATGGTGGTGCCCGACAAGGTCAACGGCCCGCACTCGGGCAAGCTGGTCGACCTGTGGCTGATGCTGCTGGTCGGCGGCAAGGAACGCACCCGCGCCCAGTACGCCGACCTGCTCGGCAAGGCCGGTTTCCGGCTGGAGCGGGTGGTGCAGACCCCGGCGGCGATCTCCGTCGTCGAGGCGAGCGCGCACTGA